Proteins encoded together in one Calditerrivibrio sp. window:
- a CDS encoding AAA family ATPase codes for MKKLPIGIQTFTDIRSDNYVYVDKTPLAYDLINNYRYVFLSRPRR; via the coding sequence ATGAAGAAACTACCCATAGGTATTCAGACATTTACAGACATAAGAAGTGATAACTATGTATATGTAGATAAAACTCCATTAGCCTACGATCTCATAAACAACTACAGATATGTCTTTCTCTCAAGACCAAGAAGG